In the Ensifer adhaerens genome, one interval contains:
- a CDS encoding glycosyltransferase family 2 protein yields the protein MEALMTTDVCVIIAAKNAESTIARAVASALAEPECAEVIVIDDGSSDDTEGAAHGADDHSGRLTIVRLESNRGPSAARNHALSISRSPVLAILDADDFFLPGRLGRLLVESDWDLIADNIAFIDEAAATDIAEKIEPFQPQPRLIGLIEFVEGNISRRGVKRGEVGFLKPLMRRDFLERHSIRYREPLRLGEDYDLYLRALANGARYKIIRSCGYAAIVRSNSLSGSHRTEDLKRLYEADRMILAGSTLESEAAVAIRRHERHIKDRYQHRHFLDLKRERGAMAAVGYLIQQPDAVPAVTIGILADKTERFRQPHSDAQAALGGAGGLRYLLPATADGQR from the coding sequence CTGGAGGCCCTCATGACCACAGACGTCTGCGTCATCATCGCCGCAAAGAATGCCGAAAGTACCATTGCCCGAGCCGTCGCATCGGCCCTTGCAGAACCAGAATGCGCCGAAGTGATCGTCATTGACGACGGCTCGAGCGATGACACCGAAGGCGCGGCGCACGGCGCCGACGACCACAGCGGCCGCCTGACGATCGTGCGCTTGGAAAGCAATCGCGGGCCATCGGCTGCCCGCAATCACGCCCTATCGATCAGCCGCTCGCCGGTGCTTGCAATCCTGGATGCTGATGACTTCTTCCTGCCAGGTCGTCTCGGCCGTTTGCTTGTGGAGAGCGATTGGGACCTGATCGCCGACAATATCGCCTTCATCGACGAGGCGGCAGCGACCGATATCGCAGAGAAAATCGAACCCTTCCAACCGCAACCCCGCCTCATCGGCCTGATCGAGTTCGTTGAGGGCAATATCTCTCGGCGTGGCGTGAAGCGTGGCGAGGTGGGGTTTCTGAAGCCATTGATGCGACGCGACTTCCTGGAGCGGCATTCGATCCGCTACCGGGAGCCGCTTCGGCTCGGGGAAGACTATGATCTTTATCTACGCGCGCTCGCCAACGGCGCGCGCTACAAGATCATCCGGAGCTGTGGCTATGCCGCCATCGTGCGCAGCAACTCGTTGAGCGGCAGCCACCGCACCGAGGATCTCAAGCGGCTCTATGAGGCGGATCGGATGATCCTGGCGGGAAGCACGCTGGAAAGCGAAGCCGCGGTCGCGATCCGAAGGCACGAGCGACATATCAAGGACCGCTATCAGCATCGACACTTTCTCGACCTGAAACGAGAACGCGGCGCGATGGCTGCCGTCGGCTACCTCATTCAGCAACCCGATGCGGTACCTGCTGTGACCATCGGTATCCTTGCCGACAAGACCGAGCGCTTCAGACAGCCGCATTCGGATGCTCAAGCGGCCCTCGGCGGCGCCGGGGGGCTGCGCTATCTGCTGCCCGCCACGGCCGACGGGCAGAGGTAG
- a CDS encoding glycosyltransferase yields MTGTLARTRIDIAVCTFRRPELAETLHSLALITVPADVDIRIIVADNDATPSAEPLVNQMRPTMPFEILYVHCPVSNISIARNACLDNSTGHYLAFIDDDETVSRTWLLQLLDTAVATGADVVLGPVRAEYALSAPNWMRRGDFHSTRPVWVEGEIRTGYTCNVLLDLTRPVLFDRRFNLALGRTGGEDTEFFRHMHAAGGRLAYAPDALVFEPVPEKRARLAWLAKRRFRSGQTHGRLLSEPGQASRQIVEIARAMAKSGYCATASLLLLGSPVARSRYALRAIMHAGVVSGLLGVRELQQYGAATA; encoded by the coding sequence ATGACCGGAACGCTCGCCAGAACAAGGATCGATATTGCGGTCTGCACCTTCCGCCGTCCCGAGCTTGCGGAAACGCTGCATTCGCTGGCGCTCATCACGGTGCCCGCCGACGTCGACATCCGCATCATTGTCGCCGACAACGACGCGACACCAAGTGCCGAGCCGCTGGTCAACCAGATGCGCCCGACCATGCCCTTCGAGATCCTTTACGTGCATTGCCCGGTGTCAAACATTTCGATCGCCCGAAATGCCTGCCTCGACAACAGCACCGGGCACTATCTCGCCTTCATCGATGACGACGAGACCGTGTCACGAACCTGGCTCCTGCAATTGCTCGACACGGCGGTGGCAACCGGTGCCGACGTCGTGCTGGGGCCGGTTCGCGCAGAATACGCGTTGTCCGCTCCGAACTGGATGCGCCGCGGCGACTTTCATTCGACCCGGCCCGTATGGGTCGAAGGCGAAATCCGCACCGGTTACACCTGCAATGTCCTGCTCGACCTCACGCGGCCGGTCCTTTTCGACAGGCGGTTCAATCTGGCGCTCGGGCGGACCGGCGGCGAGGACACGGAGTTCTTCCGCCATATGCATGCGGCCGGCGGCCGTCTCGCCTATGCCCCAGATGCATTGGTCTTCGAGCCGGTTCCGGAAAAGCGCGCGCGCCTTGCCTGGCTTGCCAAGCGCCGCTTCCGCTCCGGCCAGACCCACGGGCGCCTGTTAAGTGAGCCGGGCCAAGCCAGCAGGCAAATTGTAGAAATCGCCCGGGCGATGGCCAAGTCCGGCTATTGCGCTACGGCCAGCCTGCTCCTTCTCGGCTCGCCGGTCGCCCGGTCGCGCTACGCGCTGCGCGCCATCATGCATGCAGGCGTCGTCAGTGGGCTTCTCGGCGTTCGTGAACTCCAGCAGTATGGAGCTGCGACCGCTTGA
- a CDS encoding glycosyltransferase family 2 protein, with translation MAKLTVIIPYYQKESGILRRALASVFAQSFQDFHVLVIDDRSPYSIEAELGPLSDQERARVTVIRQPNQGPGGARNTGLDHVPEDAEFVAFLDSDDEWTPDHLKNAYECMSRFGADCYWASITGGDAFYYHFDVAELTQTNSVIRLQEAPLVVEIPDLTNVMLENWSFLHLSCMVIGRSLFEKIRFDAALRLAAEDVLFFCDCILAAERVVLCDEAGAERGEGINIFHSIDNDSPQFLQQQFNTFVALETLEGRFSRKPAAIASIRSYQHTARRQALWSQARRLKRRKSPQFRLLARWVLRDPRLLRSALELAVGKFSRSN, from the coding sequence ATGGCGAAGCTGACTGTTATTATTCCGTACTATCAGAAGGAATCGGGTATTCTCCGGCGGGCACTTGCCTCCGTCTTTGCCCAGTCATTTCAGGACTTCCATGTCCTGGTGATAGACGATCGTTCTCCCTATTCGATTGAGGCGGAGTTGGGGCCGTTAAGTGATCAGGAGCGCGCACGCGTGACCGTGATTCGGCAGCCCAATCAGGGACCTGGCGGCGCTCGAAACACTGGGTTGGACCATGTTCCCGAGGATGCCGAGTTCGTGGCATTCCTCGATTCCGACGATGAATGGACCCCGGATCATCTGAAGAATGCCTATGAATGCATGAGCCGCTTCGGCGCCGACTGCTATTGGGCGTCGATCACCGGCGGGGATGCGTTCTACTATCATTTCGATGTTGCCGAGCTAACGCAAACCAACAGCGTCATCAGGCTGCAGGAGGCGCCGCTGGTCGTCGAAATTCCTGATCTGACCAACGTGATGCTCGAGAACTGGAGCTTCCTGCACCTCTCCTGCATGGTGATCGGGCGCAGCCTTTTCGAGAAGATCCGCTTCGATGCGGCGCTGAGGCTGGCGGCTGAGGACGTCCTGTTTTTCTGCGACTGCATTCTTGCCGCCGAACGGGTCGTGCTTTGTGACGAAGCGGGCGCCGAGCGCGGTGAGGGCATCAACATCTTCCACTCGATCGACAACGATTCGCCACAGTTCCTGCAGCAGCAGTTCAACACCTTTGTTGCTCTGGAAACGCTCGAGGGGCGCTTCTCGCGCAAACCCGCGGCAATCGCGTCGATCCGCTCCTATCAGCATACAGCACGCCGTCAGGCGCTGTGGAGCCAGGCCCGTCGGCTCAAGCGACGCAAATCTCCCCAATTCCGACTGCTGGCGCGTTGGGTCCTGCGTGATCCGAGGCTCCTGCGAAGCGCGCTGGAACTCGCCGTCGGCAAGTTTTCGCGATCAAATTGA
- a CDS encoding exopolysaccharide production repressor protein, which produces MYAPRVLVSMLGALAVFAIVTYFLNGSLASTLIQTILCAVLMQVGYFIAVLYLVWKKAREKERQAAEMARLAGDDKTAGSAAPQRLDRPGHFNR; this is translated from the coding sequence ATGTACGCACCGCGCGTTCTTGTGAGCATGCTCGGCGCCCTCGCCGTATTTGCGATCGTTACCTATTTCCTAAACGGCTCGCTGGCGTCGACGCTAATCCAGACCATCCTATGCGCCGTACTGATGCAGGTCGGTTATTTCATCGCCGTGCTTTACCTGGTGTGGAAGAAGGCGCGCGAAAAGGAAAGACAGGCCGCCGAGATGGCGCGATTGGCCGGCGACGACAAGACAGCCGGCAGTGCGGCGCCGCAACGCCTCGATCGTCCTGGCCACTTCAATCGCTGA
- a CDS encoding polysaccharide pyruvyl transferase family protein, which yields MKPYYWESQHGNFGDDLNLWLWDFLLPGFRDVHEEILLVGVGTVLNRALLPDGIRKLVIGSGFGYGTLPDMRDPKEWDIRCVRGPLTAEKIGVSPDLGIVDPAVMVAEMPEFKTLPKLHKRSFVPHWESAIAGMWPVTCGTVGLHYIDPRGEAKSVIREIAQSELIVAESMHGAILADAFRVPWVAVTTSESINSFKWNDWASTVGVHYRPRHVPVSSRAEAMIKGERFWGMDFEAQTVAEAPNLRPIDHDVMVATTEPRQTFLRSAAKQVLAAPSTLALWQAIRTTPQLSRDERLAERKERFQEALAAVRQSYF from the coding sequence ATGAAGCCCTATTACTGGGAATCTCAGCATGGCAATTTCGGCGACGACCTCAATCTTTGGCTATGGGATTTCCTGCTGCCGGGGTTCCGTGACGTTCACGAGGAAATCCTGCTGGTGGGCGTCGGCACCGTGCTCAACCGGGCGCTTTTACCCGACGGCATCCGAAAGCTCGTTATCGGCAGCGGCTTCGGCTACGGCACCCTGCCGGACATGCGCGATCCGAAGGAGTGGGACATCCGCTGCGTCCGAGGGCCGTTGACCGCCGAGAAGATCGGCGTTTCGCCGGACCTTGGCATCGTCGATCCCGCCGTGATGGTCGCGGAAATGCCGGAGTTCAAGACCTTGCCGAAGCTCCACAAGCGCAGCTTCGTGCCACATTGGGAAAGCGCCATTGCCGGCATGTGGCCGGTGACCTGTGGTACTGTCGGCCTGCATTATATCGATCCGCGCGGCGAAGCCAAAAGTGTGATCCGCGAGATTGCGCAGTCGGAACTCATCGTCGCCGAATCGATGCATGGCGCGATCCTTGCAGACGCCTTTCGCGTGCCGTGGGTGGCCGTGACGACATCGGAAAGCATCAACAGCTTCAAGTGGAACGACTGGGCAAGCACCGTCGGCGTCCACTACCGACCCCGCCACGTGCCGGTGTCGAGCCGCGCCGAAGCCATGATCAAGGGCGAACGCTTCTGGGGCATGGACTTCGAGGCGCAGACGGTGGCTGAGGCGCCGAACCTTCGACCGATCGATCATGACGTGATGGTGGCAACGACCGAGCCGAGGCAGACTTTTTTGCGCAGCGCAGCCAAGCAGGTTCTCGCCGCACCTTCCACGCTTGCGCTTTGGCAGGCGATCCGCACGACACCGCAATTGAGCCGCGACGAAAGACTTGCCGAACGGAAGGAACGTTTTCAGGAGGCCCTTGCAGCCGTGCGTCAATCATACTTCTGA
- a CDS encoding glycosyltransferase family 2 protein: protein MSNNTLASTRTLIVIPCLNEAEHLEGLVEGLRPAAARLNGAILIVDGGSTDGTREIAARLAEVDAMVLALDNPKRIQSSAINLAVAEYGTSFDYLIRIDAHGTYPDDYCERLVEEALETGADSVVVAMQTVGFTPFQKATAYAQNSKLGNGGAKHRLGATSDWADHGHHALMRISAFRAIGGYDEIFSHNEDAEFDYRFCQAGYRIWMTDRTSMIYYPRAEVGPLFRQYFAYGRGRARNVLKHRAWPNLRQLLPLAVAPVAIGALLAVINWLAVVPVILWAAACIGYGMWMALGQKNPYGPLAALSAMVMHFAWSAGFWRELLTSRNRKVAP from the coding sequence ATGAGCAACAACACGCTGGCTTCGACACGGACGCTTATCGTCATTCCCTGTCTCAACGAAGCCGAACATCTCGAAGGTCTCGTTGAGGGACTGCGTCCTGCCGCGGCGCGCCTCAACGGCGCCATCCTGATCGTCGACGGTGGCAGCACGGATGGCACGCGCGAGATTGCCGCCCGCCTTGCTGAGGTGGATGCCATGGTCCTTGCCCTCGACAATCCCAAGCGCATCCAGAGCTCGGCGATCAACCTTGCCGTCGCAGAATACGGGACGTCCTTCGACTACCTGATCCGCATCGATGCCCACGGGACCTATCCCGACGACTACTGCGAGCGCCTTGTCGAAGAGGCGCTCGAGACCGGAGCGGACTCCGTCGTCGTCGCGATGCAGACAGTCGGCTTCACGCCCTTCCAGAAAGCAACGGCCTACGCCCAGAACTCCAAGCTCGGCAATGGCGGCGCCAAGCATCGACTGGGCGCAACCAGCGATTGGGCCGATCACGGCCACCATGCTCTGATGCGGATCTCCGCTTTCCGAGCGATCGGCGGGTATGACGAGATTTTCAGCCATAACGAAGATGCGGAGTTCGACTACCGCTTCTGTCAGGCGGGCTATCGCATCTGGATGACCGACCGGACGAGCATGATCTACTATCCACGCGCCGAGGTCGGCCCGCTCTTCCGTCAGTACTTCGCCTATGGACGGGGGCGCGCGCGCAATGTCCTGAAGCACCGGGCATGGCCGAACCTCAGGCAGTTGCTGCCACTTGCCGTGGCCCCCGTCGCCATCGGCGCTTTGCTTGCCGTCATCAACTGGCTCGCCGTCGTGCCGGTCATCCTGTGGGCCGCCGCCTGCATCGGCTACGGCATGTGGATGGCGCTCGGCCAGAAGAACCCCTACGGCCCCCTTGCAGCCCTTTCGGCCATGGTGATGCATTTTGCCTGGTCGGCCGGCTTCTGGCGCGAGTTGCTCACTTCGCGAAACAGAAAGGTGGCGCCATGA
- a CDS encoding lipopolysaccharide biosynthesis protein, with protein MPSTVNAMSVTRNVGWSVLSKTGTFGLKFVTVPILARILTPEEFGTVAVALTVVQFLAMIGGAGLASALIIQREEDMELIHSAFWANLAVALLMALGLFVFADPLASLLGAPEAGYLLRIMSVLIPLQLGGDVAYSLLARRMNFSKDAVWTMLSETVGALVAVGAALFGFGVWSLLAQLFVSAFIRLAGLYAVSGYVPRLVFSVRRVLTLSRFSFGMMGSEIANFITFQSPMVVISRYLGLSDAGAYSAANRFSSIPNQIVLSAVMGVLFPAFSHMGEDRERRSQALMLSTQVTTVLLAPMMFGLWALAEPAMLVLFGRQWAAAWPVLGLLALSKGLLTPCSTYVPYLKGIGQGTVLFWWAVIRAIVTTAAVAYGAIGGSLVEAMIALCVVNLATLVAYSWVVFRADRLPFFRNLLVSIRPMIAASAMAVAVRLLLDFYGAIVPNAVVQVVIGTAVGGLIYLVLMLLMERPLLLKLYGMIRRRNVSPTAPAAAE; from the coding sequence ATGCCCTCAACCGTAAATGCCATGTCTGTGACGCGGAACGTCGGCTGGAGCGTCCTTTCAAAGACAGGTACTTTCGGGCTGAAGTTTGTCACGGTGCCGATTCTGGCGCGCATCCTGACGCCGGAAGAGTTCGGCACGGTGGCCGTTGCGCTCACCGTCGTGCAGTTCCTGGCGATGATCGGCGGCGCCGGTCTTGCCTCCGCGCTCATCATCCAGCGCGAGGAAGATATGGAGCTCATCCACTCGGCGTTTTGGGCCAATCTTGCCGTCGCGCTCCTGATGGCGCTTGGGCTTTTCGTCTTCGCCGATCCGCTGGCAAGCCTGCTTGGAGCACCCGAAGCCGGTTACCTACTTCGGATCATGAGCGTGCTGATCCCGCTGCAACTTGGCGGAGACGTCGCCTATTCTCTCCTCGCTCGACGGATGAATTTCAGCAAGGACGCCGTCTGGACCATGCTATCCGAGACCGTCGGGGCGCTTGTCGCCGTCGGCGCAGCCCTTTTTGGCTTCGGCGTCTGGTCGCTGCTGGCGCAGCTTTTCGTTTCCGCATTCATCCGCCTTGCCGGGCTCTATGCAGTCTCGGGCTATGTGCCCCGGCTGGTCTTTTCCGTGCGTCGCGTTCTGACGCTCAGCCGGTTCAGTTTCGGCATGATGGGGTCCGAGATCGCCAACTTCATTACCTTCCAGTCGCCGATGGTGGTGATCAGCCGCTACCTTGGCCTCTCGGACGCCGGCGCCTATTCGGCGGCGAACCGCTTTTCCAGTATTCCCAACCAGATCGTCCTTTCGGCGGTCATGGGCGTGCTCTTTCCCGCTTTCAGCCATATGGGCGAGGATCGCGAGCGTCGATCACAGGCGCTGATGCTGAGCACGCAGGTCACCACCGTGCTGTTGGCGCCGATGATGTTCGGTCTTTGGGCGCTTGCCGAACCGGCGATGTTGGTGCTTTTCGGCCGGCAGTGGGCTGCCGCCTGGCCGGTCCTCGGCCTGCTTGCGCTGTCCAAGGGACTGTTGACGCCCTGCAGCACCTACGTCCCCTATCTCAAGGGCATCGGCCAGGGCACAGTTCTCTTCTGGTGGGCAGTGATCCGCGCTATAGTGACGACAGCAGCCGTCGCCTATGGCGCCATCGGCGGCTCGCTGGTTGAGGCGATGATTGCGCTCTGCGTCGTCAATCTGGCAACGCTGGTCGCCTATTCCTGGGTGGTATTCCGGGCAGACCGCCTGCCCTTCTTCCGCAACCTCCTGGTCTCGATCAGGCCGATGATCGCGGCATCCGCGATGGCGGTTGCCGTCAGGCTTTTGCTGGATTTCTATGGTGCAATTGTCCCGAACGCGGTCGTGCAGGTGGTTATCGGAACCGCGGTCGGCGGACTGATCTATCTCGTGCTGATGCTTCTGATGGAGCGTCCATTGTTGCTGAAACTCTACGGTATGATCCGCAGACGCAATGTCTCGCCGACCGCGCCCGCGGCGGCGGAATAA
- a CDS encoding acyltransferase family protein: protein MTDIVDVNANISSRINLMRIVLISGIVFVHVPHDPATSPYLGTYGVLDFLRVFLGDSLFRVGVPCLSAISGYLLFRRGLDSFDYGKTLKTKARTVLLPFLLWNIAFLALVFVAQSKGISFGYLPEVVGASAREWLNLAVALQGLPIDVPLYFLRDLLLCIVLSPVLAWLIKRYPMQTLAVLFAYAVLPLPNGIFLKKSILFGFSTGIYMSLHRVDVRGLDRFSWPITIAVLGASLLLSVVLFQYGPEFPVWVDMLRSLTALSGILGSWAVSERLVRTSLGSRLGRGSGLSFWIFCTHYPLLVLFWMIWNRTGFGYYPAFYYTVPFITIAILVVAYGLAGRWLPNLTATLTGSRANARPAEQRGELSPQQRT from the coding sequence GTGACGGACATCGTGGATGTGAACGCGAACATCTCATCGCGGATCAATCTGATGCGGATCGTGCTGATCTCCGGCATCGTCTTCGTGCATGTGCCGCATGATCCGGCGACGAGCCCGTATCTCGGCACGTATGGCGTCCTCGATTTCTTGCGCGTCTTTCTTGGCGACAGCCTGTTTCGTGTCGGTGTCCCGTGCCTCAGTGCAATCTCCGGCTATCTCCTGTTTCGGCGTGGCCTCGACAGCTTCGATTATGGCAAGACCCTCAAGACCAAGGCAAGAACCGTCCTGTTGCCCTTCCTGCTTTGGAACATAGCTTTTCTTGCGCTCGTCTTCGTTGCGCAAAGCAAGGGTATCAGCTTCGGCTACCTGCCGGAGGTCGTGGGTGCAAGCGCACGGGAATGGTTGAACCTTGCCGTGGCGCTCCAAGGTCTGCCGATCGATGTGCCGCTCTACTTCCTGCGAGATCTGCTGCTTTGCATCGTATTGTCGCCGGTACTGGCATGGCTGATCAAGCGTTATCCGATGCAGACGCTCGCCGTGCTGTTCGCCTATGCCGTGCTGCCCTTGCCAAACGGGATCTTCCTGAAGAAGTCGATCCTCTTCGGCTTCAGCACCGGCATCTACATGAGCCTGCATCGCGTTGACGTTCGCGGTCTCGATCGCTTCTCCTGGCCGATCACCATCGCCGTCCTTGGTGCTTCGCTACTGCTTTCGGTGGTGCTTTTCCAGTACGGTCCTGAATTTCCGGTCTGGGTCGACATGCTGCGCAGCCTGACCGCCCTCTCCGGCATCCTGGGTTCCTGGGCCGTTTCGGAACGGTTGGTCCGCACAAGCCTCGGGTCGCGACTTGGACGCGGGAGCGGGCTCAGCTTCTGGATCTTCTGTACGCACTATCCGCTGCTCGTTCTCTTCTGGATGATCTGGAACCGCACCGGCTTTGGATATTACCCGGCGTTCTACTACACGGTTCCGTTCATCACGATCGCAATCCTTGTCGTCGCCTACGGCCTTGCCGGCCGTTGGCTTCCAAACCTGACCGCAACCCTGACCGGCAGCCGCGCCAATGCGCGGCCGGCAGAGCAACGCGGCGAACTTTCTCCACAGCAAAGGACCTGA
- a CDS encoding glycoside hydrolase family 16 protein yields the protein MRSSGPHRLALLSLVAVGLAGPANAEGTGEAKSFIDNFDSLDTSIWYVSDGWNNGAHQNCTWSKKQVKVENGVAELSFTEGKLGERNYSCGEIQTRKRFSYGTYEARIKTADGSGLNSAFFTYIGPADKKPHDEIDFEVLGKNSAKVQINQYVAAKGGNEKLVDVPGGANQGFNDYAFVWEKERIRYYVNGELVHEVTDPAKIPTNPQKIFFSLWGTDTLSDWMGAFSYKGPSTMQIDRIAFTAPGDKCQFAESVACRTN from the coding sequence ATGAGATCTTCTGGACCTCACCGCCTCGCCCTGTTGAGCCTTGTCGCCGTCGGCCTTGCCGGCCCTGCAAATGCCGAAGGCACAGGAGAGGCAAAGTCCTTCATCGACAACTTCGACAGCCTCGACACGAGCATCTGGTACGTCTCCGACGGCTGGAACAACGGTGCCCACCAGAACTGCACCTGGTCCAAGAAGCAGGTGAAGGTCGAGAATGGCGTCGCCGAACTCTCCTTCACCGAAGGAAAACTTGGCGAGCGAAACTACTCCTGCGGCGAGATCCAGACGCGCAAGCGGTTCAGCTACGGGACCTATGAGGCTCGCATCAAAACGGCCGATGGCTCCGGACTGAACTCGGCGTTCTTCACCTATATCGGTCCAGCCGACAAGAAGCCGCACGACGAGATCGATTTCGAGGTTCTCGGGAAGAACTCCGCAAAGGTTCAGATCAACCAATATGTCGCTGCCAAGGGCGGCAACGAAAAACTGGTCGACGTGCCGGGCGGCGCCAACCAGGGCTTTAACGATTACGCCTTCGTCTGGGAGAAAGAGCGTATCCGCTACTACGTGAACGGCGAACTGGTGCACGAGGTGACAGATCCCGCGAAAATTCCCACCAACCCGCAGAAGATTTTCTTCAGCCTTTGGGGCACCGACACGCTTTCGGATTGGATGGGTGCCTTCTCCTACAAGGGGCCGTCAACCATGCAGATCGACCGGATCGCGTTCACCGCACCGGGCGACAAATGCCAGTTTGCCGAATCGGTCGCCTGCCGGACGAACTAG
- a CDS encoding sugar transferase has product MKSATRSANPPFFSAAETAALPPVGGVAKRGFDIFAASLALVFLSPLFLMLVALVKFSDGGSIFYGHRRIGHNGKSFRCLKFRTMRADGDRILQEYLKNNPTAYEEWRASRKLQDDPRVTVVGSVLRKLSLDELPQLINIVRGEMSIVGPRPVVQDELELYDQAAVYYLQSRPGLTGLWQISGRNDVSYAARVAFDTHYVQNWSMLSDFSIVVKTIPAVCFSRGSY; this is encoded by the coding sequence ATGAAGTCTGCGACTCGATCGGCAAATCCGCCGTTTTTCAGTGCCGCAGAGACTGCGGCGCTCCCGCCTGTGGGTGGTGTTGCCAAGCGTGGCTTCGACATCTTTGCCGCTTCACTGGCGCTCGTCTTTTTGAGCCCGCTCTTCTTGATGCTGGTTGCGCTCGTCAAGTTCTCTGACGGTGGCAGCATTTTCTATGGCCATCGCCGTATCGGTCACAACGGGAAGTCGTTCCGTTGTCTGAAGTTCCGCACCATGCGGGCGGATGGTGACCGGATCTTGCAGGAGTATCTCAAAAACAATCCCACCGCCTATGAGGAGTGGCGCGCATCGCGCAAGCTGCAGGATGACCCCAGGGTCACCGTTGTCGGCAGCGTCTTGCGAAAGCTGAGCCTCGACGAGCTGCCGCAGCTCATCAACATCGTGCGCGGTGAAATGAGCATCGTCGGCCCGCGGCCGGTGGTGCAGGACGAGCTGGAGCTCTACGACCAGGCCGCCGTATACTACCTGCAATCGCGCCCCGGTCTCACCGGCCTTTGGCAGATCAGCGGACGTAACGACGTTTCCTACGCGGCTCGCGTCGCGTTCGATACCCATTATGTCCAGAACTGGTCCATGCTGAGCGACTTCTCCATCGTCGTGAAGACCATTCCAGCCGTTTGCTTCTCGCGCGGCAGCTACTGA
- a CDS encoding glycosyl transferase family 1: MLKVLYFAQDLADPAVRRRVLMLLAGGARVKLAGFRRDANPLATISGIEPIELGTTHDGRFVQRIGAIAKSCFSLRHALRNVERPDVIIARNLDMLAVARKAVGVFGGDVPIVYECLDIHRLLLRRDLAGKAMRASEAFLGRKARLLITSSPAFVEHYFRPLSGISAPTMMLENKVLELNDATARPVAAAATPPKDRPWRIAWFGALRCRKSLALLSAFSRRMEGRFEIVLRGRPAHSEFDDFDGFVRNEPFMQFHGPYRSPEELGAIYSDVHFTWAIDFFEEGQNSKWLLPNRLYEGCRFGRVPIALRGTETSRFLAIRGLGMLLDEAEPEALVGLLGSIDPERYAEASGRIATCAAETWIFNRSDCEGLVRRLSVVVSAAPPRIAPTLSPTPQNESGLS; encoded by the coding sequence ATGCTGAAGGTACTTTATTTCGCTCAGGATCTTGCCGACCCTGCCGTTCGCCGGCGTGTCCTGATGCTTCTCGCCGGAGGCGCAAGGGTCAAGCTTGCCGGGTTCAGGCGCGACGCCAACCCACTGGCTACGATCTCAGGCATCGAGCCCATCGAGCTTGGAACAACCCATGACGGGCGTTTCGTGCAAAGGATCGGGGCAATCGCCAAGAGCTGCTTCTCGCTGAGGCACGCTCTGCGCAACGTCGAGCGCCCCGACGTGATTATCGCGCGCAATCTCGACATGCTGGCCGTTGCCAGGAAGGCTGTCGGCGTCTTTGGCGGCGACGTGCCGATCGTCTACGAGTGCCTCGACATTCATCGCCTGCTTTTGCGCCGCGACCTGGCCGGCAAGGCGATGCGGGCAAGCGAAGCGTTTCTCGGGCGCAAAGCCCGACTGCTGATCACCAGTTCTCCTGCCTTTGTCGAACACTACTTCCGTCCGCTTTCCGGCATCTCCGCACCGACCATGATGCTGGAAAACAAGGTGCTCGAACTTAACGATGCGACAGCGCGACCGGTGGCGGCAGCAGCGACACCGCCGAAGGATAGGCCCTGGCGGATCGCCTGGTTTGGCGCTCTGCGCTGCCGCAAGTCGCTGGCATTGCTTTCGGCGTTTTCCCGCAGAATGGAAGGACGCTTCGAGATCGTGCTGCGCGGCCGGCCGGCCCATTCGGAGTTTGACGACTTCGACGGTTTCGTGCGCAACGAACCCTTCATGCAGTTCCATGGGCCCTACCGCAGCCCGGAGGAACTGGGCGCGATCTACTCCGACGTACACTTCACCTGGGCGATTGATTTCTTCGAAGAAGGCCAGAACTCGAAATGGCTGTTGCCGAACCGGCTCTATGAGGGGTGCCGCTTTGGCCGCGTGCCAATTGCGCTGCGCGGTACCGAGACGTCGCGGTTCCTAGCCATCCGCGGCCTCGGCATGCTGCTCGACGAAGCCGAACCGGAGGCGCTTGTCGGCCTTCTCGGCTCGATCGACCCCGAGCGCTACGCCGAGGCATCTGGCCGGATTGCGACCTGCGCGGCCGAAACCTGGATATTCAACCGCAGCGACTGCGAGGGCCTTGTGCGCCGACTTTCTGTTGTCGTCTCCGCGGCGCCGCCGCGGATCGCGCCAACCCTTTCCCCAACACCCCAGAACGAAAGCGGATTGTCATGA